Proteins from a genomic interval of Oryctolagus cuniculus chromosome 8, mOryCun1.1, whole genome shotgun sequence:
- the CCAR2 gene encoding cell cycle and apoptosis regulator protein 2 isoform X1, with the protein MAVVPAAGRSGGFPPRLRERTAFPMSQFKRQRISPLPGGRSFSGAASTSLLGPPPGLLTPPVATDLSQNARHLQGGEKQRVFTGIVTSLHDYFGVVDEEVFFQLSVVKGRLPQLGEKVLVKAAYNPGQAVPWNAVKVQTLSNQPLLKSPAPPLLHVAALGQKQGILGAQPQLIFQPHRIPPLFPQKPLSLFQTSHTLHLSHLNRFPARGPHGRLDQGRSDDHDSKKRKQRAGGEPWGAKKPRHDLPPYRVHLTPYTVDSPSCDFLELQRRYRSLLVPSDFLCVHLSWLAAFPLSQPFPLHHPSRIQVSAEAAAAPEPAAEPSPADSAAAYSSKVLLLSSPGLEELYRCCLQFVDDMAEPRETPEHPLKQIKFLLGRKEEEAVLVGGEWSPSLDGLDPQADPQVLVRTAIRCAQAQTGIDLSTCTKWWRFAEFQYLQPGPPRRLHTVVVYLPDVWSIMPTLEEWEAQCQQRAAEAAAAPQQASGEAEPAEQAPAAAEQAADPPEAGTQQDADADLPEAPPPPLEPAVTARPGCVNLSLQGIVEDRRPKERVSFEVMVLAELFLEMLQRDFGYRIYKMLLSLPEKAASPPDPEKEEAAKDEAAKEAAAKESKEEVQSEGAAAESDAPLKEDGLLPKPPPAGGEEEEKPRAEAAEDLCEMALDPELLLLRDEGEEEFAGAKLEDAEVRSVASNQSEVEFSSLQDMPKELDPSAVLPLDCLLAFVFFDANWCGYLHRRDLERILLTLGIRLSAEQAQQLVSRAVTQHICQYRSLQYSRQEGVDGGACEELLCGNLDLLPPPGKGAEAGAAPAEHEGLVPHNGSLINVGSLLQRAEQQDSGRLYLENKIHTLELKLEESHSRFSAAEVTNKTLAAEMQELRGRLAEAEETARTAERQRAQLQRLLQDFRRRLTPLQLEVQRMVEKADGWVEREEPAPSN; encoded by the exons ATGGCTGTCGTCCCGGCCGCCGGCCGCTCCGGGG GTTTCCCCCCGAGACTCAGAGAGAGGACCGCCTTCCCCATGTCCCAGTTTAAGCGCCAGCGGATCAGCCCGCTGCCGGGGGGCCGCAGCTTCTCAG GCGCGGCCTCCACGTCGCTTCTGGGCCCTCCTCCTGGTCTGCTCACTCCTCCTGTGGCCACAGACTTGTCCCAGAATGCCCGGCACCTGCAG GGCGGGGAGAAGCAGCGGGTCTTCACCGGCATCGTTACCAGCTTGCACGACTACTTCGGGGTGGTGGACGAAGAGGTCTTCTTCCAGCTGAG CGTGGTGAAGGGCCGGCTGCCCCAGCTGGGTGAGAAGGTGCTGGTGAAGGCGGCGTACAACCCCGGCCAGGCGGTGCCCTGGAACGCCGTCAAGGTGCAGACGCTCTCCAACCAG CCCCTGCTGAAGTCCCCAGCACCTCCCCTTCTGCACGTGGCAGCCCTGGGCCAGAAGCAAGGGATTCTGGGAGCTCAGCCCCAGTTGATCTTCCAGCCTCATCGGATTCCTCCCCTCTTTCCTCAGAAGC CGCTGAGTCTCTTCCAGACATCCCACACGCTCCACCTGAGCCACCTGAACCGCTTTCCCGCCAGGGGCCCGCACGGACGGCTGGATCAGGGCCGAAG CGATGACCACGACTCCAAGAAACGCAAACAGCGGGCTGGTGGAGAGCCTTGGGGTGCTAAGAAACCAAGGCATGACCTGCCTCCCTACCGGGTCCACCTCACTCCCTACACAGTGGAcag CCCCAGCTGCGACTTCCTAGAACTCCAGCGCCGGTACCGCAGCCTCCTGGTGCCGTCCGACTTCCTGTGCGTGCACCTGAGCTGGCTGGCGGCTTTCCCTCTGAGCCAGCCCTTCCCCCTCCACCACCCGAGCCGGATCCAGGTCTCTGCAGAGGCGGCGGCAGCTCCGGAGCCGGCTGCGGAGCCCAGCCCTGCCGACAGCGCCGCCGCCTACAGCTCCAAG GTCCTGCTGCTCTCCTCCCCGGGCTTAGAGGAACTGTACCGCTGCTGCCTGCAATTTGTGGATGACATGGCTGAGCCAAGGGAGACGCCGGAACATCCTCTGAAGCAGATTAAG TTCTTGCTGGGCCGGAAAGAAGAAGAGGCAGTGCTGGTGGGGGGTGAGTGGTCTCCCTCCCTGGACGGCCTCGACCCCCAGGCCGACCCGCAGGTGCTGGTGCGCACGGCCATCCGCTGTGCACAGGCCCAGACTGGCATcgacttgagcacctgcaccaAGTG GTGGCGCTTTGCCGAGTTCCAGTACCTGCAGCCGGGCCCGCCTCGGCGGCTGCACACGGTGGTGGTGTACCTGCCAGACGTCTGGAGCATCATGCCCACGCTGGAGGAGTGGGAGGCCCAgtgccagcagagagctgcagaggCAGCCGCCGCGCCCCAGCAGGCGTCAGGG gaagcAGAGCCTGCTGAACAGGCCCCCGCCGCGGCGGAGCAGGCAGCAGACCCTCCCGAGGCCGGCACCCAGCAGGACGCGGACGCCGACCTCCcggaagcccccccaccccctctggaGCCTGCGGTCACCGCACGTCCCGGCTGTGTGAACCTGTCGCTCCAGGGCATTGTGGAGGACCGGAGGCCCAAAGAAAGGGTCTCCTTTGAG GTGATGGTGTTGGCCGAGCTGTTCCTGGAGATGCTGCAGCGGGACTTCGGCTACAGGATTTACAAGATGCTGCTGAGCCTTCCGGAGAAGGCCGCGTCCCCCCCGGACCCCGAGAAGGAGGAGGCGGCCAAGGACGAAGCGGCCAAAGAGGCGGCGGCCAAGGAGTCGAAGGAGGAGGTGCAGAGCGAGGGTGCGGCTGCCGAGTCCGACGCCCCCCTG AAGGAAGACGGGCTGCTGCCCAAGCCGCCCCCTGccggtggggaggaggaggagaagccgcGGGCGGAGGCGGCCGAGGACCTGTGCGAGATGGCCCTGGACCCCGAGCTGCTGCTGCTCCGGGATGAAGGCGAGGAGGAGTTCG CAGGAGCGAAGCTGGAGGACGCCGAGGTGCGCTCCGTCGCCTCCAACCAGTCGGAGGTGGAGTTCTCCTCGCTCCAGGACATG CCCAAGGAGCTGGACCCTTCCGCGGTGCTCCCCTTGGACTGCCTCCTTGCTTTCGTCTTCTTCGATGCCAACTGGTGTGGCTACCTGCACCGGCGGGACTTGGAGAGGATCCTGCTCACCCTGGGGATCCGGCTCAGCGCAGAGCAG GCCCAGCAGCTGGTCAGCAGGGCGGTGACCCAGCACATCTGCCAGTACCGCAGCCTGCAGTACAGCCGCCAGGAGGGCGTGGACGGCGGGGCCTGCGAGGAGCTGCTCTGCG gaaaccTGGACCTGCTGCCGCCTCCTGGGAAGGGCGCGGAGGCCGGCGCCGCCCCCGCGGAGCACGAAGGCCTGGTGCCCCACAATGGCAGCCTCATCAACGTGGGCagcctgctgcagcgcgccgagCAGCAGGACAGCGGGCGGCTCTACCTGGAGAACAAGATCCACACgctggagctgaagctgg AGGAGAGCCATAGCCGCTTCTCAGCCGCCGAAGTGACCAACAAGACGCTGGCGGCTGAGATGCAGGAGCTGCGAGGCCGGCTGGCCGAGGCCGAGGAGACGGCGCGGACGGCCGAGCGGCAGCGGGCCCAGCTTCAGCGGCTGCTGCAGGACTTCCGCCGGCGCCTCACGCCCCTGCAGCTCGAGGTGCAGCGCATGGTGGAGAAG GCTGACGGCTGGGTCGAGAGGGAGGAGCCGGCGCCCAGCAACTGA
- the CCAR2 gene encoding cell cycle and apoptosis regulator protein 2 isoform X3, which yields MSQFKRQRISPLPGGRSFSGAASTSLLGPPPGLLTPPVATDLSQNARHLQGGEKQRVFTGIVTSLHDYFGVVDEEVFFQLSVVKGRLPQLGEKVLVKAAYNPGQAVPWNAVKVQTLSNQPLLKSPAPPLLHVAALGQKQGILGAQPQLIFQPHRIPPLFPQKPLSLFQTSHTLHLSHLNRFPARGPHGRLDQGRSDDHDSKKRKQRAGGEPWGAKKPRHDLPPYRVHLTPYTVDSPSCDFLELQRRYRSLLVPSDFLCVHLSWLAAFPLSQPFPLHHPSRIQVSAEAAAAPEPAAEPSPADSAAAYSSKVLLLSSPGLEELYRCCLQFVDDMAEPRETPEHPLKQIKFLLGRKEEEAVLVGGEWSPSLDGLDPQADPQVLVRTAIRCAQAQTGIDLSTCTKWWRFAEFQYLQPGPPRRLHTVVVYLPDVWSIMPTLEEWEAQCQQRAAEAAAAPQQASGEAEPAEQAPAAAEQAADPPEAGTQQDADADLPEAPPPPLEPAVTARPGCVNLSLQGIVEDRRPKERVSFEVMVLAELFLEMLQRDFGYRIYKMLLSLPEKAASPPDPEKEEAAKDEAAKEAAAKESKEEVQSEGAAAESDAPLKEDGLLPKPPPAGGEEEEKPRAEAAEDLCEMALDPELLLLRDEGEEEFAGAKLEDAEVRSVASNQSEVEFSSLQDMPKELDPSAVLPLDCLLAFVFFDANWCGYLHRRDLERILLTLGIRLSAEQAQQLVSRAVTQHICQYRSLQYSRQEGVDGGACEELLCGNLDLLPPPGKGAEAGAAPAEHEGLVPHNGSLINVGSLLQRAEQQDSGRLYLENKIHTLELKLEESHSRFSAAEVTNKTLAAEMQELRGRLAEAEETARTAERQRAQLQRLLQDFRRRLTPLQLEVQRMVEKADGWVEREEPAPSN from the exons ATGTCCCAGTTTAAGCGCCAGCGGATCAGCCCGCTGCCGGGGGGCCGCAGCTTCTCAG GCGCGGCCTCCACGTCGCTTCTGGGCCCTCCTCCTGGTCTGCTCACTCCTCCTGTGGCCACAGACTTGTCCCAGAATGCCCGGCACCTGCAG GGCGGGGAGAAGCAGCGGGTCTTCACCGGCATCGTTACCAGCTTGCACGACTACTTCGGGGTGGTGGACGAAGAGGTCTTCTTCCAGCTGAG CGTGGTGAAGGGCCGGCTGCCCCAGCTGGGTGAGAAGGTGCTGGTGAAGGCGGCGTACAACCCCGGCCAGGCGGTGCCCTGGAACGCCGTCAAGGTGCAGACGCTCTCCAACCAG CCCCTGCTGAAGTCCCCAGCACCTCCCCTTCTGCACGTGGCAGCCCTGGGCCAGAAGCAAGGGATTCTGGGAGCTCAGCCCCAGTTGATCTTCCAGCCTCATCGGATTCCTCCCCTCTTTCCTCAGAAGC CGCTGAGTCTCTTCCAGACATCCCACACGCTCCACCTGAGCCACCTGAACCGCTTTCCCGCCAGGGGCCCGCACGGACGGCTGGATCAGGGCCGAAG CGATGACCACGACTCCAAGAAACGCAAACAGCGGGCTGGTGGAGAGCCTTGGGGTGCTAAGAAACCAAGGCATGACCTGCCTCCCTACCGGGTCCACCTCACTCCCTACACAGTGGAcag CCCCAGCTGCGACTTCCTAGAACTCCAGCGCCGGTACCGCAGCCTCCTGGTGCCGTCCGACTTCCTGTGCGTGCACCTGAGCTGGCTGGCGGCTTTCCCTCTGAGCCAGCCCTTCCCCCTCCACCACCCGAGCCGGATCCAGGTCTCTGCAGAGGCGGCGGCAGCTCCGGAGCCGGCTGCGGAGCCCAGCCCTGCCGACAGCGCCGCCGCCTACAGCTCCAAG GTCCTGCTGCTCTCCTCCCCGGGCTTAGAGGAACTGTACCGCTGCTGCCTGCAATTTGTGGATGACATGGCTGAGCCAAGGGAGACGCCGGAACATCCTCTGAAGCAGATTAAG TTCTTGCTGGGCCGGAAAGAAGAAGAGGCAGTGCTGGTGGGGGGTGAGTGGTCTCCCTCCCTGGACGGCCTCGACCCCCAGGCCGACCCGCAGGTGCTGGTGCGCACGGCCATCCGCTGTGCACAGGCCCAGACTGGCATcgacttgagcacctgcaccaAGTG GTGGCGCTTTGCCGAGTTCCAGTACCTGCAGCCGGGCCCGCCTCGGCGGCTGCACACGGTGGTGGTGTACCTGCCAGACGTCTGGAGCATCATGCCCACGCTGGAGGAGTGGGAGGCCCAgtgccagcagagagctgcagaggCAGCCGCCGCGCCCCAGCAGGCGTCAGGG gaagcAGAGCCTGCTGAACAGGCCCCCGCCGCGGCGGAGCAGGCAGCAGACCCTCCCGAGGCCGGCACCCAGCAGGACGCGGACGCCGACCTCCcggaagcccccccaccccctctggaGCCTGCGGTCACCGCACGTCCCGGCTGTGTGAACCTGTCGCTCCAGGGCATTGTGGAGGACCGGAGGCCCAAAGAAAGGGTCTCCTTTGAG GTGATGGTGTTGGCCGAGCTGTTCCTGGAGATGCTGCAGCGGGACTTCGGCTACAGGATTTACAAGATGCTGCTGAGCCTTCCGGAGAAGGCCGCGTCCCCCCCGGACCCCGAGAAGGAGGAGGCGGCCAAGGACGAAGCGGCCAAAGAGGCGGCGGCCAAGGAGTCGAAGGAGGAGGTGCAGAGCGAGGGTGCGGCTGCCGAGTCCGACGCCCCCCTG AAGGAAGACGGGCTGCTGCCCAAGCCGCCCCCTGccggtggggaggaggaggagaagccgcGGGCGGAGGCGGCCGAGGACCTGTGCGAGATGGCCCTGGACCCCGAGCTGCTGCTGCTCCGGGATGAAGGCGAGGAGGAGTTCG CAGGAGCGAAGCTGGAGGACGCCGAGGTGCGCTCCGTCGCCTCCAACCAGTCGGAGGTGGAGTTCTCCTCGCTCCAGGACATG CCCAAGGAGCTGGACCCTTCCGCGGTGCTCCCCTTGGACTGCCTCCTTGCTTTCGTCTTCTTCGATGCCAACTGGTGTGGCTACCTGCACCGGCGGGACTTGGAGAGGATCCTGCTCACCCTGGGGATCCGGCTCAGCGCAGAGCAG GCCCAGCAGCTGGTCAGCAGGGCGGTGACCCAGCACATCTGCCAGTACCGCAGCCTGCAGTACAGCCGCCAGGAGGGCGTGGACGGCGGGGCCTGCGAGGAGCTGCTCTGCG gaaaccTGGACCTGCTGCCGCCTCCTGGGAAGGGCGCGGAGGCCGGCGCCGCCCCCGCGGAGCACGAAGGCCTGGTGCCCCACAATGGCAGCCTCATCAACGTGGGCagcctgctgcagcgcgccgagCAGCAGGACAGCGGGCGGCTCTACCTGGAGAACAAGATCCACACgctggagctgaagctgg AGGAGAGCCATAGCCGCTTCTCAGCCGCCGAAGTGACCAACAAGACGCTGGCGGCTGAGATGCAGGAGCTGCGAGGCCGGCTGGCCGAGGCCGAGGAGACGGCGCGGACGGCCGAGCGGCAGCGGGCCCAGCTTCAGCGGCTGCTGCAGGACTTCCGCCGGCGCCTCACGCCCCTGCAGCTCGAGGTGCAGCGCATGGTGGAGAAG GCTGACGGCTGGGTCGAGAGGGAGGAGCCGGCGCCCAGCAACTGA
- the C8H8orf58 gene encoding uncharacterized protein C8orf58 homolog: MRGRRRVYGVEPLGGRDGAAEGLARGCVAPGVASTYRRIAEATPARSSGSWKGDGDLSALRRQVPLLKLASRDSGVEMAVGDSPLATLPASSQDSLDLEPAGSAEPPARRGRTLASQKLQQVLERSRRLPPPPADLAGQRDSPQPPGKPECGVYLFEATEQECTGAETDPEAGLEEEVVAQLEPGTWACLPGQGLRYLEHLCLVLEQLARLQQLYLQLWSQRLPGDPEGEESALAPAPLSSDSLGSGVQGPWELLHQTRQAEGAEAALPPKVWVPTANPPRLPEAPVEPANSPSSQGHKRDISHWDKVKVLLNRLRWRNPRHPEPLALPGGSGSRTGSRDLPEGPQYHPHRNTYMPSSVAKKQRAKNLSVC; this comes from the exons ATGCGGGGCCGGCGGCGCGTGTACGGCGTGGAGCCGCTTGGCGGCCGGG ATGGGGCAGCGGAGGGCCTGGCACGTGGCTGCGTAGCGCCGGGAGTCGCCAGCACCTACCGCCGGATCGCAGAGGCTACTCCCGCGCGCTCCTCGGGCTCCTGGAAGGGAGATGGCGACCTGAGCGCCCTGCGGCGGCAGGTGCCCCTTCTCAAACTGGCCTCCCGGGACTCGGGAGTGGAGATGGCAGTGGGGGACAGCCCCCTGGCCACCTTGCCTGCCTCTTCTCAGGACTCTCTGGACTTGGAGCCCGCCGGGAGCGCTGAGCCCCCCGCCCGGCGAGGCCGGACGCTGGCCAGCCAGAAGCTGCAGCAGGTGTTGGAGCGCTCCCGccgcctcccacctccccctgccgACTTGGCAGGACAGCGCGACTCCCCGCAGCCACCAGGCAAGCCTGAGTGTGGCGTGTACCTTTTTGAAGCAACAGAACAGGAGTGCACTGGGGCAGAAACCGACCCAGAGGCAGGCCTAGAAGAAGAGGTG GTGGCGCAGTTGGAGCCTGGAACGTgggcctgcctcccagggcagggtCTTCGCTACCTGGAACACCTGTGCCTGGTGCTGGAGCAGCTGGCCAGGctccagcagctttacctacagCTGTGGAGCCAGAGGCTCCCCGGG GATCCCGAGGGGGAGGAGTCGGCCCTGGCTCCTGCACCTCTCTCCTCGGACAGCCTGGGAAGCGGGGTGCAGGGGCCGTGGGAGCTGCTGCACCAGACACGGCAGGCAG AAGGGGCGGAGGCCGCTTTACCCCCAAAGGTGTGGGTGCCCACTGCCAACCCTCCCAGGCTGCCGGAGGCCCCCGTGGAGCCAGCTAACTCCCCATCCTCTCAGGGACATAAG CGAGACATCTCCCATTGGGACAAGGTCAAGGTCTTGCTCAACCGGCTCCGCTGGAGGAACCCCCGACACCCGGAGCCCCTTGCCCTTCCTGGTGGTTCTGGGTCAAG GACTGGGTCTAGGGACCTCCCTGAAGGGCCTCAGTACCACCCCCACCGGAACACCTATATGCCATCCTCAGTGGCTAAGAAGCAACGAGCCAAAAACCTTTCTGTATGTTGA
- the CCAR2 gene encoding cell cycle and apoptosis regulator protein 2 isoform X2 translates to MAVVPAAGRSGGFPPRLRERTAFPMSQFKRQRISPLPGGRSFSGAASTSLLGPPPGLLTPPVATDLSQNARHLQGGEKQRVFTGIVTSLHDYFGVVDEEVFFQLSVVKGRLPQLGEKVLVKAAYNPGQAVPWNAVKVQTLSNQPLLKSPAPPLLHVAALGQKQGILGAQPQLIFQPHRIPPLFPQKPLSLFQTSHTLHLSHLNRFPARGPHGRLDQGRSDDHDSKKRKQRAGGEPWGAKKPRHDLPPYRVHLTPYTVDSPSCDFLELQRRYRSLLVPSDFLCVHLSWLAAFPLSQPFPLHHPSRIQVSAEAAAAPEPAAEPSPADSAAAYSSKVLLLSSPGLEELYRCCLQFVDDMAEPRETPEHPLKQIKFLLGRKEEEAVLVGGEWSPSLDGLDPQADPQVLVRTAIRCAQAQTGIDLSTCTKWWRFAEFQYLQPGPPRRLHTVVVYLPDVWSIMPTLEEWEAQCQQRAAEAAAAPQQASGEAEPAEQAPAAAEQAADPPEAGTQQDADADLPEAPPPPLEPAVTARPGCVNLSLQGIVEDRRPKERVSFEVMVLAELFLEMLQRDFGYRIYKMLLSLPEKAASPPDPEKEEAAKDEAAKEAAAKESKEEVQSEGAAAESDAPLKEDGLLPKPPPAGGEEEEKPRAEAAEDLCEMALDPELLLLRDEGEEEFGAKLEDAEVRSVASNQSEVEFSSLQDMPKELDPSAVLPLDCLLAFVFFDANWCGYLHRRDLERILLTLGIRLSAEQAQQLVSRAVTQHICQYRSLQYSRQEGVDGGACEELLCGNLDLLPPPGKGAEAGAAPAEHEGLVPHNGSLINVGSLLQRAEQQDSGRLYLENKIHTLELKLEESHSRFSAAEVTNKTLAAEMQELRGRLAEAEETARTAERQRAQLQRLLQDFRRRLTPLQLEVQRMVEKADGWVEREEPAPSN, encoded by the exons ATGGCTGTCGTCCCGGCCGCCGGCCGCTCCGGGG GTTTCCCCCCGAGACTCAGAGAGAGGACCGCCTTCCCCATGTCCCAGTTTAAGCGCCAGCGGATCAGCCCGCTGCCGGGGGGCCGCAGCTTCTCAG GCGCGGCCTCCACGTCGCTTCTGGGCCCTCCTCCTGGTCTGCTCACTCCTCCTGTGGCCACAGACTTGTCCCAGAATGCCCGGCACCTGCAG GGCGGGGAGAAGCAGCGGGTCTTCACCGGCATCGTTACCAGCTTGCACGACTACTTCGGGGTGGTGGACGAAGAGGTCTTCTTCCAGCTGAG CGTGGTGAAGGGCCGGCTGCCCCAGCTGGGTGAGAAGGTGCTGGTGAAGGCGGCGTACAACCCCGGCCAGGCGGTGCCCTGGAACGCCGTCAAGGTGCAGACGCTCTCCAACCAG CCCCTGCTGAAGTCCCCAGCACCTCCCCTTCTGCACGTGGCAGCCCTGGGCCAGAAGCAAGGGATTCTGGGAGCTCAGCCCCAGTTGATCTTCCAGCCTCATCGGATTCCTCCCCTCTTTCCTCAGAAGC CGCTGAGTCTCTTCCAGACATCCCACACGCTCCACCTGAGCCACCTGAACCGCTTTCCCGCCAGGGGCCCGCACGGACGGCTGGATCAGGGCCGAAG CGATGACCACGACTCCAAGAAACGCAAACAGCGGGCTGGTGGAGAGCCTTGGGGTGCTAAGAAACCAAGGCATGACCTGCCTCCCTACCGGGTCCACCTCACTCCCTACACAGTGGAcag CCCCAGCTGCGACTTCCTAGAACTCCAGCGCCGGTACCGCAGCCTCCTGGTGCCGTCCGACTTCCTGTGCGTGCACCTGAGCTGGCTGGCGGCTTTCCCTCTGAGCCAGCCCTTCCCCCTCCACCACCCGAGCCGGATCCAGGTCTCTGCAGAGGCGGCGGCAGCTCCGGAGCCGGCTGCGGAGCCCAGCCCTGCCGACAGCGCCGCCGCCTACAGCTCCAAG GTCCTGCTGCTCTCCTCCCCGGGCTTAGAGGAACTGTACCGCTGCTGCCTGCAATTTGTGGATGACATGGCTGAGCCAAGGGAGACGCCGGAACATCCTCTGAAGCAGATTAAG TTCTTGCTGGGCCGGAAAGAAGAAGAGGCAGTGCTGGTGGGGGGTGAGTGGTCTCCCTCCCTGGACGGCCTCGACCCCCAGGCCGACCCGCAGGTGCTGGTGCGCACGGCCATCCGCTGTGCACAGGCCCAGACTGGCATcgacttgagcacctgcaccaAGTG GTGGCGCTTTGCCGAGTTCCAGTACCTGCAGCCGGGCCCGCCTCGGCGGCTGCACACGGTGGTGGTGTACCTGCCAGACGTCTGGAGCATCATGCCCACGCTGGAGGAGTGGGAGGCCCAgtgccagcagagagctgcagaggCAGCCGCCGCGCCCCAGCAGGCGTCAGGG gaagcAGAGCCTGCTGAACAGGCCCCCGCCGCGGCGGAGCAGGCAGCAGACCCTCCCGAGGCCGGCACCCAGCAGGACGCGGACGCCGACCTCCcggaagcccccccaccccctctggaGCCTGCGGTCACCGCACGTCCCGGCTGTGTGAACCTGTCGCTCCAGGGCATTGTGGAGGACCGGAGGCCCAAAGAAAGGGTCTCCTTTGAG GTGATGGTGTTGGCCGAGCTGTTCCTGGAGATGCTGCAGCGGGACTTCGGCTACAGGATTTACAAGATGCTGCTGAGCCTTCCGGAGAAGGCCGCGTCCCCCCCGGACCCCGAGAAGGAGGAGGCGGCCAAGGACGAAGCGGCCAAAGAGGCGGCGGCCAAGGAGTCGAAGGAGGAGGTGCAGAGCGAGGGTGCGGCTGCCGAGTCCGACGCCCCCCTG AAGGAAGACGGGCTGCTGCCCAAGCCGCCCCCTGccggtggggaggaggaggagaagccgcGGGCGGAGGCGGCCGAGGACCTGTGCGAGATGGCCCTGGACCCCGAGCTGCTGCTGCTCCGGGATGAAGGCGAGGAGGAGTTCG GAGCGAAGCTGGAGGACGCCGAGGTGCGCTCCGTCGCCTCCAACCAGTCGGAGGTGGAGTTCTCCTCGCTCCAGGACATG CCCAAGGAGCTGGACCCTTCCGCGGTGCTCCCCTTGGACTGCCTCCTTGCTTTCGTCTTCTTCGATGCCAACTGGTGTGGCTACCTGCACCGGCGGGACTTGGAGAGGATCCTGCTCACCCTGGGGATCCGGCTCAGCGCAGAGCAG GCCCAGCAGCTGGTCAGCAGGGCGGTGACCCAGCACATCTGCCAGTACCGCAGCCTGCAGTACAGCCGCCAGGAGGGCGTGGACGGCGGGGCCTGCGAGGAGCTGCTCTGCG gaaaccTGGACCTGCTGCCGCCTCCTGGGAAGGGCGCGGAGGCCGGCGCCGCCCCCGCGGAGCACGAAGGCCTGGTGCCCCACAATGGCAGCCTCATCAACGTGGGCagcctgctgcagcgcgccgagCAGCAGGACAGCGGGCGGCTCTACCTGGAGAACAAGATCCACACgctggagctgaagctgg AGGAGAGCCATAGCCGCTTCTCAGCCGCCGAAGTGACCAACAAGACGCTGGCGGCTGAGATGCAGGAGCTGCGAGGCCGGCTGGCCGAGGCCGAGGAGACGGCGCGGACGGCCGAGCGGCAGCGGGCCCAGCTTCAGCGGCTGCTGCAGGACTTCCGCCGGCGCCTCACGCCCCTGCAGCTCGAGGTGCAGCGCATGGTGGAGAAG GCTGACGGCTGGGTCGAGAGGGAGGAGCCGGCGCCCAGCAACTGA